The Glycine soja cultivar W05 chromosome 3, ASM419377v2, whole genome shotgun sequence genome window below encodes:
- the LOC114405034 gene encoding uncharacterized protein LOC114405034, translated as MAKVGSDWTSTLKKRLDFRAAFSEFDAETVANLTDKQMMSISSEYGIDISRVRGAVDNANQILEIKKDFGSFDKYIWGFVNHKPLSTQYKFGHKISVKTSKSESISKDMVRRGFRHLQCTLLAARSFVP; from the exons ATGGCTAAAGTTGGATCTGATTGGACCTCAACCTTGAAGAAACGCCTAGATTTCAG GGCTGCATTTTCAGAATTTGATGCAGAAACCGTGGCCAACTTGACTGATAAGCAAATGATGTCTATTAGTTCTGAATATGGCATTGACATAAGCAGAGTCCGAGGAGCTGTTGATAATGCTAACCAAATTTTAGAG ATTAAGAAAGACTTTGGCTCATTTGACAAGTACATTTGGGGGTTTGTGAATCATAAACCACTCTCCACTCAATACAAGTTTGGCCACAAGATTTCAGTGAAGACATCAAAATCAGAGAGCATAAGCAAAGACATGGTGAGGAGGGGCTTTAG GCACTTGCAGTGCACCCTATTGGCAGCTCGATCCTTTGTACCATAG